The Apium graveolens cultivar Ventura chromosome 6, ASM990537v1, whole genome shotgun sequence genome contains a region encoding:
- the LOC141667787 gene encoding uncharacterized protein LOC141667787 — MENRWAKMEARMREGRQPISEEADETSVLEGLAEDFRLPINHRPTENVDLDNVEQASLDTQLTSSNVGFRLLQKMGWKGKGLGKNEQGITEPIKSGIRDPRLGIGKQEEDDYFTAEENIQRKKLDIEVEETEELAKKREVIAEREQKIQTEVKEIRKVFYCELCNKQYKLAVEFEGHLSSYDHNHRKRFKEMREMHGSSSRDDRQKREQQRQEREMAKFAQMADAHKQQQQQLQQQQDEAGTEVVTSAGKSVTTLVDQDQRKVLKFGFSSKGGNSKSSFGNAAKKPKKPVVSAFSNDSDEE; from the exons ATGGAGAATCGATGGGCCAAGATGGAAGCCCGAATGAGAGAAGGAAGACAACCGATATCGGAGGAG GCCGACGAGACATCAGTTCTTGAAGGTCTTGCAGAGGATTTTCGTTTACCAATCAATCACAGGCCAACAGAAAATGTAGATCTTGATAATGTAGAACAAGCATCTTTGGATACACAACTGACATCATCTAATGTGGGTTTTAGGCTACTCCAGAAGATGGGGTGGAAGGGAAAGGGCCTTGGGAAAAATGAACAAG GGATAACTGAGCCAATTAAATCTGGGATTAGAGATCCAAGATTAGGGATTGGGAAACAAGAAGAGGATGACTATTTCACAGCAGAAGAAAATATTCAGCGGAAAAAACTTGACATTGAAGTTGAGGAGACCGAAGAACTTGCAAAGAAGCGAGAG GTTATAGCAGAACGTGAGCAGAAAATTCAAACGGAGGTGAAGGAAATTCGCAAGGTGTTCTACTGTGAGCTATGCAACAAGCAGTACAAGTTGGCTGTGGAGTTTGAAGGTCACCTGAGCTCTTATGATCACAACCACAGAAAG CGATTCAAGGAAATGCGGGAAATGCATGGAAGTAGCAGTCGGGATGATAGACAAAAGCGTGAGCAACAACGCCAGGAGAGGGAGATGGCGAAATTTGCTCAAAT GGCTGATGCTCATAAACAGCAGCAGCAACAACTACAACAACAACAAGATGAAGCTGGAACTGAAGTGGTCACCTCTGCAGGGAAAAGTGTTACAACGCTTGTAGATCAGGATCAGCGGAAGGTGCTTAAATTTGGATTTTCATCAAAAGGTGGCAACTCCAAG AGTTCATTTGGCAATGCTGCAAAGAAGCCCAAAAAACCAGTTGTCTCTGCTTTTAGCAATGATAGTGACGAAGAGTAA